The sequence CCCGTGGAGGAGGGAGAGGAATGAAGGTTAAGGAGTACAACATAGTCATCGCCGGTGTCGGCGGCCAGGGTGTCCTTACGGCCGCCAACATCCTTGGCTGGGCCGCCCTTCACGCCGGCTACAAGGTGAGGATGGGTGAGGTTCACGGCATGAGCCAGCGCTTTGGAAGCGTCGTCTCGTACGTCCGCTTCGGCGAAGAGGTTTACGGTTCGATGGTTCCCGAGGGCAAGGGGGACGTTATACTCGGCTTCGAGCCGGTGGAAGCTCTGAGGTACATCAACCACCTCAGGGAGGGCGGGATGGTCGTCGTCAACACCAAGCCCATCGTTCCCGTCCAGGTCTCGATGGGCAAGGCCCGCTACCCAGAGCTGGAGGAGATAAAGAAGATCGTGGAAGAGGACTTCAAGGCCAAGTGGATTGGATTCAACGCAGAAGATCTCGCCATAAAGGCCGGCCACGTCGTCACGACCAACACTGTCCTTATCGGCGCTCTGACGCAGATCCCCGAGTTTCCGCTCGATGCGGAGCACGTCAGAGAAGTGATAAGGCTCAGTGTCCCGCCGAAGGCCGTGGAGATGAACATGAAGGCCTTCGACCTCGGAATTAAAGCCGCGAAGGAGATTCTGGGGCTTTGAATGCCCTACTTCGCAACATTTTTAACTTTTTATGACGAATTACATAAGGTGCTAGAATGCCCTGGGAGCCTGTTCAAAAGGTTCTGGATGGCTTTGAGATACACTCTAAAGAGGAGTGCCCCTGGGCGTTCTACGACGGGATGAGGCTAGTTCTTTTTGAGTGGGTGGACTACTACGTGAAATCATCCCGCAGCTTCGAGATACCAGGTTTGGACGTTCAAAAACTCGGGGATGGTTACCTCGTTAAATTCTCAAACTATGTGGGCATTTCTGAGGTCAGATTCGACGATGGAGGTAGATTACCCATCCTCGTTTTGTCGAAGAAGATAGGCCAGATGTTCGGGGTTTTGGGCCCCGAGAAATGCGTGCATTCCGATAAGGTTGAAAGGCTTGTGGGGGCTTTTGAGTCTCTGGCAAACACTCTGACGGAGAACCTTCTGGAAATCTCGTCCAGCATTCCCTTCTCTCTGGAGGCCCCAACCGGTTTCTCGACCGTAGAGAGCGACGAGCCGATCAACGAACTCTTCGCCTATCACTTCCTCCGCTCGAACCGTGAAAGAATCATCGAGGCCTTTGAGACTGTACTCCGCAGAATGAAGCGGAAGCTTGTGGTTGAAGAGGAATGGATGAGGACGGACGAGGTGGACGAGATAACTCCAGAAGCTATCCTCTCAATCGTCCAGCACCCAGAATACTTGGCCCCCGCGGGGGAGGGTGTTCTGATAGCGGATTACCTGAACGGCCATGCTCCAACCAGGGTCTTGGGATACAGAAAGTATGAAAGCTTCGACACTCCAGAGAATCGGTTCGTAAAGCATTTCCTCAACCTACTCATTGAGTGGAGCGAGAGAGTTATAGAGACCTTCGATAAAAAGAATGAAAAGACGGCAAATTTGAAGCCGATTAAAGAACTTCTCGGAGAGCTTGAGTTCATAGGAAGCGATGGACTCTGGGAAGACGTTGGCGAGATGAAGCTCTTTCCCTACACTTCCCAGACTCTTTTGAAGGGTGACGGCTACCGCGATCTGCTTGAGCTTTACAGGGAGTTTACTTCCTACCTTCCTTTCTTCGAGGAGCTGCAGAGGGCGATAGACAATAAGGACATCGCCAAACTCTACGAGTACTGGGCCTTCTTCAGGCTCGTTGACGAACTCGGAGAGATTCTTGGAAAGAAAGAGCTCAAAATCCATGTGCTTCCTGCGGGTGAGCTCTCCGAGAGGGGAGATGTCTACGCTGAATTCGACAACGGTTGGAGGCTCTACTACAACAAGCGGTTGACTCCAGGGAGGTGGAGCTACTCGGTGACGTTAAGGCCGGACTTCTCGCTCTTTAGCGGCGATCCAGAAAGGGGTGCAGAGCTCATTGGAGTCTTCGATGCGAAGTTCAAGCTTGATGTGGTGGATGAGCCAAAGGAAATAGAAGAATTCGACCAAGAGGCCGAAATCGCCGGGGAAAAGAGGAATTACGAGACTTGGGCAAAGCTGGAGGATGTTTACAAGATGCACACTTACAGAGACGCTCTTGGATGTAGGTTTGCGGTCGTGGTTTATCCCGGGAAGAAAAGTTTGTTTTTTGATGTAAAGGGAGGTAAGGTTGAGAAATTCACCCTGGAGGAAGTTTTGATTGGAGAACTGAGTGGCGTTGGTTATTTGAGGTTTGTTCCGGAGGTGGAAATATGGTAGTCACCAGAGAAGATGCGGAGAATCTCCTAAATGAAATATCCGGGGAATTTTTAAGAAAGGTGCAAGGAGAAACGCTCAAGCCCTCAAAAATAAGGTACTTCGATGAGCACCAGGTTGTTGAGGTTAAATTCGATCTGTGGCACAGGTATGTAAACAAAAGAAGGTATGAGATCTCCTATATGTGGACAATTTATTTAAGAACTCAAAAGATTAGGTACGGACTTGCCGTTTCCTGTTTCTCTGTCAACGCCAGTGAGCGGACGTTAATTAAACTACTCGGGGAGGACACAATTAAGTCCCTAAAGGAGAGGGGCCTTTCTATCATACGGCTTGACCGCAGGGTGATGCTGGGAAAAGAGATGTCTCTGGATGCTTTTGGGGAAGCCCAGAAAGAGGAGAGCCTAAATATGATGCTAGGTGTGCACTCGCTCCTTGGCAGTAGTATTGCCACGTTCGAAGAAAGTCTATGTTTTGATAGAGAGAATGACCCTCTAATCGAAGCTTTAAGGGGTATGAAAACTCTTTACTGGAGGGAATGGGAAAATAAAGGAAAGCCCCTAATCGAGAAGGCCCGGGAAGAAGTGATTAAGTTCGCTAAAGGCGAGTCTGGCGAATTAAGCCTACCTTCAGACACAGATGGGGATGCCGGGCGCCTGCTCTGGTTTGTTGCGGGGGGAGTCAGTGACAGAGGAGACCCGGATGGGCTTAGAGAGTTCTTGAGGGCGCTAATGGAGACGTCTCCTGAGAATGCGATACAGCTCGTGCGAGAGTACTCCCACAAAATAAAAGGAACCAGCATGCTGGGCATCATAAACCTAGCGGCGCTGGTTTATCCGGAGACACTTATGCCCCTGTGGGGCAGTGATAAGGAGATGAGGGGCATTTTAAATCCTGCGAGCTCCAAGTTGTTGGGACTCAAGAAGAAAGCGTCAAAGCTCAAGCTTGATGAATACGAAAACCTGCTGGGCAGAATAAAGTATGCATCCCACGAAGTAGGGGTGTCAAATCTGTTCGAGGTGGCGTTTTATCTCCTGAAGATGGGCAGGGATAAACTTCAGGGGATGCCGTATGAGGAAGAGCACACGCTGCCGAATTATTTGCTAAATGACTACCTTGCCTCAAAGGGCTACCTCTATCACGAACACCTCGTTTCTCAGTTCTACACAGCCCTCAAAACCAAAGGCTTCGTCATCCTCTCCGGCCTTACTGGGACCGGAAAGACAAAGATAGTTCAGGAGCTCGCAGAGCTTCTTGATTCGAGTGGAGAAAACTTCCTCTTCCTTTCCGTGCGCCCGGACTGGA is a genomic window of Thermococcus sp. containing:
- a CDS encoding DUF2357 domain-containing protein, which gives rise to MPWEPVQKVLDGFEIHSKEECPWAFYDGMRLVLFEWVDYYVKSSRSFEIPGLDVQKLGDGYLVKFSNYVGISEVRFDDGGRLPILVLSKKIGQMFGVLGPEKCVHSDKVERLVGAFESLANTLTENLLEISSSIPFSLEAPTGFSTVESDEPINELFAYHFLRSNRERIIEAFETVLRRMKRKLVVEEEWMRTDEVDEITPEAILSIVQHPEYLAPAGEGVLIADYLNGHAPTRVLGYRKYESFDTPENRFVKHFLNLLIEWSERVIETFDKKNEKTANLKPIKELLGELEFIGSDGLWEDVGEMKLFPYTSQTLLKGDGYRDLLELYREFTSYLPFFEELQRAIDNKDIAKLYEYWAFFRLVDELGEILGKKELKIHVLPAGELSERGDVYAEFDNGWRLYYNKRLTPGRWSYSVTLRPDFSLFSGDPERGAELIGVFDAKFKLDVVDEPKEIEEFDQEAEIAGEKRNYETWAKLEDVYKMHTYRDALGCRFAVVVYPGKKSLFFDVKGGKVEKFTLEEVLIGELSGVGYLRFVPEVEIW
- a CDS encoding McrB family protein, yielding MVVTREDAENLLNEISGEFLRKVQGETLKPSKIRYFDEHQVVEVKFDLWHRYVNKRRYEISYMWTIYLRTQKIRYGLAVSCFSVNASERTLIKLLGEDTIKSLKERGLSIIRLDRRVMLGKEMSLDAFGEAQKEESLNMMLGVHSLLGSSIATFEESLCFDRENDPLIEALRGMKTLYWREWENKGKPLIEKAREEVIKFAKGESGELSLPSDTDGDAGRLLWFVAGGVSDRGDPDGLREFLRALMETSPENAIQLVREYSHKIKGTSMLGIINLAALVYPETLMPLWGSDKEMRGILNPASSKLLGLKKKASKLKLDEYENLLGRIKYASHEVGVSNLFEVAFYLLKMGRDKLQGMPYEEEHTLPNYLLNDYLASKGYLYHEHLVSQFYTALKTKGFVILSGLTGTGKTKIVQELAELLDSSGENFLFLSVRPDWRDSNALLGYYNPLTKAYHKTSLLEFILQAVKDYEDNWDEALPYFILLDEMNLAHVEYYFADFLSVLESGRDEDGFTREPLRLHDIDEIEEKEGIPKKLFLPPNLYIIGTVNMDETTYSFSPKVLDRAFTVEFHDVELEAYPPDGKGKLSSEALGALRETILEDIRGRDGQFLARSKEEINEAIKKLKDTGYWQILIRLNALLKPYDMHFGYRVVDEIALFFKSAKESEEAGIVKFKNDNEIFDLALLMKILPKFHGNRKRLEKPLTKVLEACIRGEFGVKFKENNQEKSLKMPRDIEKISSGAIIEMLANWESYRENFRFRHTAKKVLRMLRQLHEIGFASFS
- a CDS encoding indolepyruvate oxidoreductase subunit beta, whose product is MKVKEYNIVIAGVGGQGVLTAANILGWAALHAGYKVRMGEVHGMSQRFGSVVSYVRFGEEVYGSMVPEGKGDVILGFEPVEALRYINHLREGGMVVVNTKPIVPVQVSMGKARYPELEEIKKIVEEDFKAKWIGFNAEDLAIKAGHVVTTNTVLIGALTQIPEFPLDAEHVREVIRLSVPPKAVEMNMKAFDLGIKAAKEILGL